The following are encoded in a window of Methanocella sp. genomic DNA:
- a CDS encoding nascent polypeptide-associated complex protein gives MFPGMGGKGINPRQLERQMKSMGIDMYEIEGVKQVIIKTADKEIVFNDAQVTVIDARGQKMYQLAGTPEEKPLEKEIPEADIELVAQQANVPKDVAKQALKDTNGDLAEAIVRLSK, from the coding sequence ATGTTCCCGGGAATGGGAGGAAAAGGCATCAACCCCAGGCAGCTCGAGAGGCAGATGAAGTCGATGGGCATCGACATGTACGAGATAGAGGGAGTAAAGCAAGTGATAATAAAAACTGCGGACAAGGAGATCGTGTTCAACGACGCCCAGGTCACGGTCATCGACGCCCGGGGCCAGAAGATGTACCAGCTGGCCGGCACGCCGGAGGAAAAGCCTCTGGAGAAGGAGATCCCCGAGGCGGACATCGAGCTCGTCGCCCAGCAGGCGAACGTCCCGAAGGACGTGGCGAAGCAGGCCCTCAAGGACACGAACGGCGACCTCGCGGAAGCCATCGTCAGGCTGTCGAAGTAA
- a CDS encoding tRNA (adenine-N1)-methyltransferase, producing MSSSSIAPGDLVLLWAAGGREYFAVAGGDKLHTDLGIVDLKRLEGMEWGSTIESHMGKPFVVLKPRAPDFFKHMRRTGAPMMPKDIGAIIAYTGVGPSDVILDAGTGSGVLAVYLGTIAKKVITYESNEQFASNARKNIELAGLANVEVRHGDILLEMEKLEGPFDVVTLDMQDAAAVVPGALRVLRPGGFLAAYSPFFEQAAETRRAVERAGFSEADTIIVGEQELEVGRRGTRPSTRVGHTGFITIARK from the coding sequence ATGTCATCGTCGAGCATAGCCCCTGGAGACCTGGTGCTTCTCTGGGCTGCGGGAGGCAGGGAATACTTCGCCGTAGCCGGGGGCGATAAGCTCCACACGGACCTGGGCATCGTCGACCTGAAAAGACTCGAGGGCATGGAGTGGGGCTCCACCATCGAGTCGCACATGGGCAAGCCGTTCGTCGTGCTGAAGCCCCGGGCGCCGGACTTTTTTAAGCACATGCGGCGCACTGGCGCCCCCATGATGCCCAAGGACATCGGCGCCATCATCGCCTACACCGGGGTCGGCCCGTCGGACGTCATCCTGGACGCGGGGACCGGCTCGGGAGTACTGGCCGTATACCTGGGCACTATCGCTAAAAAAGTCATCACATACGAGTCCAACGAACAGTTCGCCAGCAATGCCCGAAAAAATATTGAGCTGGCGGGCCTGGCGAACGTGGAGGTACGCCACGGCGATATACTCCTGGAGATGGAAAAGCTCGAAGGCCCCTTCGATGTGGTCACCCTGGACATGCAGGACGCCGCGGCCGTTGTCCCGGGCGCCCTCCGGGTGCTCAGGCCGGGCGGCTTCCTGGCCGCTTACTCCCCGTTCTTCGAGCAGGCCGCAGAGACGAGAAGGGCCGTCGAGCGGGCCGGCTTCTCAGAGGCCGACACTATCATCGTCGGCGAGCAGGAGCTCGAGGTCGGCAGGCGCGGCACCCGCCCGTCAACCCGGGTTGGCCACACCGGCTTCATCACCATAGCCAGAAAATAA